The Nostoc sp. 'Peltigera membranacea cyanobiont' N6 genome contains the following window.
TTCTTCTGGGTTAAGATTGTAATGCTGCTCCTTACCCCAAATTATGCCATCATATTGACCACCAATAGCAAATCCGTCACATTTTGCTTGCAAAGATGGATTATCTTCATCCGTTTCAAAATATGGCAGCATCAATTCTTTAGCCTTTTTGCTTGGGTTTGCTTCTGTGCGATCAACAATCACAAGTGTTAGAAAATGGCTCATCTTTCAGTACGTTAAATTGTAGTTATCATTGTTCCAAAAAATACGTTATGAATCATTAGGTTTAGCTTCTTGGGTGGTGATTCTCAAAATAGCCGAAACTTTCTCTAGAGTAAAGTCGCTGTACTCCATAGTTTCGACTCATGAATGTTGCATCAATACACTTGAGGAACAAAAAATTGCTCATTGCGGGGAGCGCGAACATAATCCTCTGCCGCAGGTCTAGACGGAAGGTCTAACGGAGGAGGTGTCATGTCTTCGTAAGGAACTTTACTCAACAAATGATGAATGCAGTTGAGCCGCGCCCGTCTTTTATTATCTGCTTCAATGGTAAACCAGGGGGCTTCTGGAATATTTGTGTTAGCAAACATCGTATCTTTGGCTTTAGAATATTCTACCCAGCGATCGCGTGATTCTAAATCCATTGGGCTGAGTTTCCAGCGCCTTGCTGGATCGTGACTGCGAGAAAGAAAGCGTTGCTCTTGTTCTTCATCGCTGACGGAGAACCAGTACTTAATTAAAACAATGCCCGATCGCACCAGCATTCGTTCAAATTCCGGGCAAGATTGCATGAATTCTTGATATTCTGCTTCAGTACAAAAGCCCATCACCCGTTCAACTCCGGCTCGGTTGTACCAACTGCGATCGAAGAGGATAATTTCGCCTGCTGCCGGCAGATGTTGCACGTAACGCTGAAAATACCACTGAGTTTTCTCGCGATCTGAAGGGGTTCCCAGGGCAACTACACGACAACCACGAGGATTGAGTGGATCGGCAATGCGTTTAATTACTCCTCCTTTGCCGGCAGCATCGCGCCCTTCAAATATGACGACAACCCGATAGCCGACGTGCTTAATCCAGTATTGCATTTTGACTAGCTCAATCTGGAGTTGCTCTAGTTCAATTTCAAAAGTCTTTTTGGGAATTTTCTTGGCAAAAACTTCTGTGCTACCATCAAAAATACGTTTGGATTTTTTAGATTTTTTCTTGTCTTTTGCCTTTACTAGCTTTTCTACTAAGTCTGTAGCGGTTTTAACTAGATCGTTATTTTGCTGGTTTTCAACTTCATCAATTGACATTGCTGTTACCCCATGCCATTGAGTCGGCATAATTAGAGTTTATCTATCAAGTATATATTTTAATGTGGACTGAGTGTCAATATACACAGATGCTCTGGGAGGATGATTGTAGCGATATATAAGAAGCAGTCATAGACATCGCCTTAATCGCTAGACTGAATATGAACTTGTAAAATAATTAGAAATTATGCCTTATAGTCAGTTTACAAATATCAGTAAAGTTAAAGAAGCTTTCGGGTTAAAAACACAGGAGGGTGGACGATTTCTTCCTGTCACCGAACCCATCGAAGCATCTGCCACACTGACGGCATATCTTGAAGAAAGTCTACCACTTGTTTCTTCAGCAAGTGAAAAAGCACGTTCAGAAGGAATTATTTACCCAATATTATTGGAAGTTAGACGGATATTAAATCGGCAAATTAGCTTATTCTCTGGGGAAGATTTTACAGTTGATGAGGCAGTTGGACTTAATGGAATGTGTGATTTCCTTTTGAGTCGTTCGCCGGAAGTGCTA
Protein-coding sequences here:
- the ppk2 gene encoding polyphosphate kinase 2 — translated: MPTQWHGVTAMSIDEVENQQNNDLVKTATDLVEKLVKAKDKKKSKKSKRIFDGSTEVFAKKIPKKTFEIELEQLQIELVKMQYWIKHVGYRVVVIFEGRDAAGKGGVIKRIADPLNPRGCRVVALGTPSDREKTQWYFQRYVQHLPAAGEIILFDRSWYNRAGVERVMGFCTEAEYQEFMQSCPEFERMLVRSGIVLIKYWFSVSDEEQEQRFLSRSHDPARRWKLSPMDLESRDRWVEYSKAKDTMFANTNIPEAPWFTIEADNKRRARLNCIHHLLSKVPYEDMTPPPLDLPSRPAAEDYVRAPRNEQFFVPQVY